TGATAAATGAGCGTCTTTAATTAAAATGACAGGGGCTAAAGCTATCCAGACAATACAAGGTAATCCTGCAAGTCCTAAAGCGACAGAACCTAAAGCGACAGAAGGATTGAGTAACAAATTTTTATAATTTTTTAAAATTATTTTCGGTGACAAAGGAATGGGTTTAATTTCCTCTCCATTGCGTTTGATTTGTCCTACCGATTCTGGCATAAAACGCCACAAACCCCATAATGCTATAAGAGCAAATAGAGTAATAATGACAAAAATATAACGCCAGTGATAATAATGCACAAAGACTGCCCCCAAAAGCGGTCCTATCAAAGGCGCCAAAATTGCTGCATTTGCCATAATCGCTATTAATCTGACAGCATCCATTTCTGCAAAAATTTCTTGCAGCGTTGCATAGCCAACCACGGCAATAAAACAAAGTCCCATGCCTTGAAAAAATCGTGCCAATAAAAACTGCTCAATGGAATTTGAACAAGCAATTAATACAGTGCAGCAAAAGAAAAATAGTGCGCCAAACAACATCACTGGACGACGACCAAAACGATCGGAAACAGGTCCTAAGAACAATTGTAAACTCGCACCACCCAGAATGTAGGCGGTTAATGAAGTAGCAATCGCTGACTCTGGACCATGAAATGAATTCACCACTTGAACCATTCCAGGCATAATCATGTCATTGGCGATATAGGTTAAAAATTCATAAAGAACTAAAAAGCCTGCAAAAAAGAAGGCTTGCTTTCGAGTGATATTGATTAAAGGTTGCGACATGATTATGCCTGGAAAAATTGGTAACAAATTTTAATGTTGTACTAAATATCAGTTTTATTGCACAAATGCAATACATAAACAAACTGCTCAATTGACATACATTTTTTTCCAGGTATAATTTTAACCCTTTTTAAATTATTGAGTTAATGATGAAAGGATCCATTAAAACAATTGCCAAAATTCTGCTTATAACAAGTTTTATT
This region of Legionella clemsonensis genomic DNA includes:
- a CDS encoding MFS transporter; this encodes MSQPLINITRKQAFFFAGFLVLYEFLTYIANDMIMPGMVQVVNSFHGPESAIATSLTAYILGGASLQLFLGPVSDRFGRRPVMLFGALFFFCCTVLIACSNSIEQFLLARFFQGMGLCFIAVVGYATLQEIFAEMDAVRLIAIMANAAILAPLIGPLLGAVFVHYYHWRYIFVIITLFALIALWGLWRFMPESVGQIKRNGEEIKPIPLSPKIILKNYKNLLLNPSVALGSVALGLAGLPCIVWIALAPVILIKDAHLSVIEYGLWQMPLFGASIAGNFFLQKLTHKGSLKSILWLGSIIVVASLLVVVILPSLIGDHFIWLMPGLISYFFGLGVVAAPLSRLILFSTPVGKGTTSALMSLLSMCIQAIGIEIANYIYATHSNVLFALYCAVSGIIYFLFLLGTFVSIKEITVLPAEESIHS